Proteins encoded within one genomic window of Clostridia bacterium:
- a CDS encoding SAM-dependent methyltransferase, whose protein sequence is MKLSKRLLGIAKMVPQGAQVADIGTDHALLPCYLIREKIAARVIGVEIKKGPYQRANLNISNYNLSSEIELRLGDGLTVLKPREVDTVILAGMGGSLICRLLEAAPQIVTGLKQIIVQPMNRAKLVRFWLAKEGWFFEAEDLLEENNHFYQIIKVGKKGAEINLSNLTAAYGPLLLTKKHPLLINLIETDLKRWQEIVGELAKANSKVAKKRAQVYQKRIQQLKKLLDCLKA, encoded by the coding sequence TTGAAACTTTCCAAACGGCTTTTAGGTATAGCGAAAATGGTACCCCAAGGGGCTCAAGTAGCTGATATTGGTACTGATCATGCTTTATTGCCTTGTTATTTAATTCGGGAAAAAATAGCTGCACGGGTAATTGGGGTGGAAATAAAAAAAGGGCCTTATCAAAGGGCTAATTTAAATATTAGTAATTATAATTTAAGTTCAGAAATTGAGTTGAGATTAGGTGATGGTTTAACGGTTTTAAAACCTAGGGAAGTAGATACGGTTATTCTAGCAGGAATGGGAGGTTCACTTATTTGTCGCCTCTTGGAAGCAGCACCGCAAATAGTAACTGGGTTAAAACAGATTATTGTGCAGCCAATGAATAGGGCTAAATTGGTACGTTTTTGGTTAGCTAAAGAGGGCTGGTTTTTTGAGGCAGAGGATTTGCTTGAGGAGAATAATCATTTTTACCAAATTATTAAGGTTGGTAAAAAGGGAGCGGAAATAAATTTAAGTAATTTAACGGCTGCTTATGGCCCTTTATTATTAACAAAAAAACATCCTCTTTTAATTAATTTAATTGAAACAGATTTAAAAAGATGGCAGGAGATTGTTGGGGAATTGGCGAAAGCTAATAGCAAAGTGGCAAAAAAACGGGCTCAAGTGTACCAAAAAAGGATACAGCAATTAAAGAAATTACTAGACTGTTTAAAAGCCTAA
- the addB gene encoding helicase-exonuclease AddAB subunit AddB, producing MLRFIVGRSGSGKTEQCLREIIKELENNPEANCIYLVPEQGSFYAEKSLLKYSKRSGIMRAQVLSFRRLAWRVLQETGGGTLTPLDEIGRILILKHLLTKHQEQFEVFAPVLSKSGFLEQLNRDLLEMKNYCLSVEELEECLGELSGDLKQRLAEFVFIYREFEKYTAEKYLDVNEPLELLAARLYQADFIKNTQIWIDGFHGFTPLEFAVLRELLQYCPQVNLTLCLEPKYLQKWLPTTHLFFKPWETYQYLLKIAAEIQCPLAESVILPIPGQRRFKNCEELAFLERSFLETMPVFKGKAEALKIQASAKRQEEVEQAAREIVFLCREKGLHYRDIAILVRDFSNYENLLIHVLRDYGIPFFLDKKKAMNNHPLPNLIQSVLEAIINEWDYDSLFRSLKTDLWPITRSESDLLENYCLQQGIKGRQWWLRKFEEKKNEETDAQVLQAGSTVVKLLTFLQAKLLEAKTAREYCQALFVFLVEMGVPQKLEKWSLQAEAEGQLEEARIQLQVWQKILELLDHLVEILGDEPLDLQEFTQLMISGMETLELALIPPGLDQVLIGSVERSRHPDLKAVLILGINEGVFPAKITESSIFNDQDRQDLAERELVLAPSTEQKLFDEQFLFYRALTTPSEYLVLSYALADEEGRALGPSPFLQCLQLLFPDKQFKEQESALQLITLPKPTFSHLVINLRQAKDGQEIDPLWWEVYNWYLKEEKSRTFLTKMIEGLFYKARQADLAVKSRLKLYGKELQVSVSRLEIFQACPFQHFLTYGLRLKEQNEYLVSALDLGHFFHRGLEEFYYYLKTHDLEHGELSAAELKEIVDKIVVELAPVMQNKIFYSTARYRYLINKLARILLRAVIVLGEHHRRSNFRPWGVEISFGKQASWSGLHLQIGGTKVEVVGRIDRIDLAENDGNVYVRVIDYKSGELGLNLEEIYYGLKLQLPIYLLVALQEISQKLKRVTEPAGMFYFPVKDPLINTRGPLDKQNLEQEILKNLKLRGYLLENLPVVKLMDQEISGYSELLPVAINKKGEFYRNQKNVLNEKAWKALISYAESLVKKISKEILSGKIGVQPYYYRGHKPCNYCPYPAVCGFDPLLPGYSYRYLWSKTTAEIWSQISLETGEENE from the coding sequence GTGCTGCGATTTATAGTGGGGCGTTCTGGTTCCGGAAAAACGGAACAATGTCTGCGTGAAATAATTAAAGAATTGGAAAATAATCCGGAAGCGAATTGCATTTATTTGGTTCCGGAACAGGGATCTTTTTATGCGGAAAAAAGTCTTTTAAAATATAGTAAAAGAAGCGGGATTATGCGTGCTCAGGTACTTAGTTTTCGCCGTTTGGCTTGGCGTGTATTGCAGGAAACAGGTGGAGGTACCTTAACACCTTTAGATGAAATCGGCAGGATTTTAATTTTAAAACATCTTTTAACTAAACATCAAGAACAGTTTGAAGTATTCGCTCCAGTACTCTCTAAATCCGGTTTTTTAGAGCAATTAAATCGTGATCTTTTGGAAATGAAAAACTATTGTTTAAGTGTGGAGGAATTAGAGGAATGTTTGGGGGAATTATCTGGGGATTTGAAACAAAGACTCGCGGAATTTGTTTTTATTTATCGGGAATTTGAAAAATATACTGCGGAAAAATATTTAGATGTCAATGAACCTTTGGAATTATTGGCGGCAAGACTTTATCAGGCAGATTTCATAAAAAATACACAAATTTGGATTGACGGTTTTCATGGTTTTACACCTTTGGAATTTGCTGTGCTCAGGGAATTACTGCAGTATTGTCCACAGGTTAATTTGACTTTATGTTTAGAACCAAAATATTTACAAAAATGGCTCCCAACTACTCATCTTTTTTTTAAGCCCTGGGAAACCTATCAATATTTATTAAAAATAGCTGCGGAAATTCAGTGTCCATTAGCTGAAAGTGTTATTCTACCTATACCAGGACAGCGTAGGTTTAAAAATTGTGAGGAATTAGCTTTTTTGGAACGTAGTTTTCTGGAAACCATGCCGGTGTTTAAGGGGAAAGCTGAGGCTTTAAAGATACAGGCAAGTGCCAAGCGACAAGAGGAGGTAGAACAGGCAGCCCGTGAAATTGTTTTTCTTTGTCGTGAAAAAGGGCTGCACTATCGCGATATAGCTATTTTAGTACGTGATTTTAGTAATTATGAAAATTTATTAATTCATGTTTTGCGGGACTATGGGATTCCCTTTTTTTTAGACAAGAAAAAGGCTATGAATAATCATCCTTTGCCTAATTTAATACAAAGTGTTTTGGAGGCAATTATTAATGAATGGGATTATGATTCCCTATTTCGCAGTTTAAAAACAGATTTATGGCCAATAACTCGTTCCGAAAGTGATCTTTTGGAAAACTATTGTTTGCAGCAGGGGATCAAAGGCAGACAGTGGTGGCTGCGGAAATTTGAAGAAAAGAAAAATGAGGAAACAGATGCTCAAGTTTTGCAAGCTGGTAGTACTGTAGTAAAGCTACTTACTTTTTTACAGGCTAAGTTACTAGAAGCCAAAACTGCTCGTGAATATTGTCAGGCTTTATTTGTTTTTTTGGTGGAAATGGGGGTCCCCCAAAAACTAGAAAAATGGAGTCTGCAGGCTGAGGCAGAAGGCCAATTGGAAGAAGCTAGGATTCAGCTGCAAGTTTGGCAAAAAATATTGGAATTATTAGATCACTTAGTAGAAATTTTGGGAGATGAACCTTTAGATTTACAAGAATTTACTCAATTAATGATTAGTGGTATGGAGACCTTGGAATTGGCTCTGATTCCTCCGGGATTGGATCAGGTATTAATTGGCTCGGTTGAGCGTTCTCGTCATCCAGATTTAAAAGCTGTCCTTATTCTAGGTATTAATGAAGGAGTTTTTCCAGCTAAAATAACGGAAAGCAGTATTTTTAATGATCAAGATCGTCAGGATTTAGCTGAACGGGAACTTGTTTTGGCTCCTAGCACAGAACAGAAACTGTTTGATGAACAATTTCTGTTCTATCGGGCTTTGACTACTCCTAGTGAATATTTGGTTCTTAGTTATGCTTTAGCAGATGAAGAAGGCAGGGCTTTGGGCCCTTCTCCTTTCCTGCAGTGTTTACAATTGCTTTTTCCGGATAAGCAGTTTAAGGAGCAAGAAAGTGCTTTACAACTGATAACTTTGCCTAAACCTACTTTTAGTCATTTAGTGATTAATTTACGGCAAGCCAAGGATGGACAGGAAATTGACCCTTTATGGTGGGAGGTTTATAATTGGTATTTAAAGGAGGAAAAGAGTCGAACTTTTTTAACCAAGATGATTGAGGGGCTTTTTTATAAAGCTCGGCAGGCAGATTTAGCGGTGAAAAGCAGGCTTAAATTATATGGAAAGGAATTGCAAGTAAGTGTATCACGTTTAGAAATCTTTCAGGCTTGTCCTTTTCAGCATTTTTTAACATATGGTTTACGTTTAAAAGAACAAAATGAATATTTAGTTAGTGCTTTGGATTTAGGACATTTTTTTCACCGAGGTTTGGAAGAATTTTATTACTATTTAAAAACACATGATTTAGAGCATGGTGAACTCAGTGCGGCAGAATTAAAAGAAATTGTGGACAAAATTGTGGTTGAATTAGCACCTGTTATGCAAAATAAGATTTTTTATAGTACTGCTCGTTATCGTTATTTGATCAATAAATTGGCTAGAATTCTTTTGCGGGCAGTAATAGTTTTAGGTGAACATCACCGCAGAAGTAATTTTCGACCTTGGGGTGTTGAAATTTCTTTTGGTAAACAAGCCTCTTGGTCAGGTTTACATCTACAAATTGGTGGTACAAAGGTTGAAGTAGTGGGGCGTATTGATCGTATTGATTTAGCTGAAAATGATGGAAATGTTTATGTACGGGTAATAGATTATAAATCCGGGGAATTAGGACTTAATTTAGAAGAAATTTATTATGGTTTGAAATTACAATTACCGATTTATTTATTAGTTGCCCTACAGGAAATTTCCCAAAAATTAAAGAGGGTTACTGAACCTGCTGGTATGTTTTATTTTCCCGTTAAAGACCCTTTAATTAATACTAGAGGACCTTTGGATAAGCAGAATTTAGAGCAGGAAATCTTAAAAAACTTAAAGCTGCGCGGTTATTTATTAGAAAATCTGCCTGTGGTAAAATTAATGGATCAGGAAATTAGTGGTTACTCTGAACTACTGCCTGTTGCCATTAATAAAAAAGGTGAGTTTTATCGCAACCAAAAAAATGTTTTAAATGAGAAGGCTTGGAAAGCATTAATTAGTTATGCTGAATCTTTAGTGAAGAAAATTAGTAAAGAAATCTTATCCGGAAAAATAGGGGTTCAACCATATTATTATCGGGGGCATAAGCCATGTAATTATTGTCCTTATCCCGCGGTCTGCGGATTTGATCCTTTATTGCCTGGTTATAGTTATCGTTATTTATGGTCAAAAACAACCGCGGAGATTTGGTCGCAAATT